ACTACAgtgaacccagcactcaggaggcagaggtaggtgaacccctgtgagttcgaggcctggtctacaaagagagtccagaccaaccaacaCTACTGTACTAAGATTGCTAGACCAcccaaaaaaagaccaccaggactcaatattGATGCAATACACACaaagactttttaatttttttgactCGAGCCAGGCTCTGACGGTCACAAAtacagtggtatccagaaagagcctcaatctctgagctgagggtaaatttataggttcctgtCCCTCCCAGTGACCCAAAGCAGGGGAGCTCCAGCCTGGCAAGTgcctattggttgagtaacataaggaGGTCTCATGTCTaaaggtgacaggctacagaaaagaccgcccatggcttagctttctttgttctctttgttcactactttgtccagggaagtgtctaGTTTCTTATTAATCCTATCTCCGGTGGACAGAAGgaaatgtggccataaaactgggtctcttagcaACTCTATCTCCGGTGGGACCCTTCGGTTCAGTCGGTAGGCAACGCTATCTCTGGTGGGGCTCTTCTTTGCAGCTGTGAGCACAAATGTCCTTACAGCTGTGTTCCTAccttttaagtctgtttcttcaaggGACTTTATGGCCCTGAGATAGATGCCGAGGCCATATCTGGTTCCAGTGGTCCACCCAGGTATATGGCCTTTGGCTATAGTTTCAGAGACCATCCGTGTTAGCTCAGGAAGGAATGCAGCCCTGGTTAgtccctgcagctggccagattatctcctgtaggcctatttcttaaccttttccCCAGGTGACCCTGAAatctaattttgtttcttctgctatctcaaggctacacggagaaaccctgtctcaaaagaaacaaacaaacaaaaaccacatagCTTGGCTTCTGCCTCCACCAGCATCAGCTCTGTAGCTTTGGGCTTGTTCAATCTGGGTGAAGGACCATGGCCTCAGCCTCTCAGTTGCTTCGGTGTCCATGAGTGTTCGCTGAGAACAGAGCAGTCACGGCCACTCCTCCCCACTCAGTCCGTACCCTCAGCAGGCTTCTCTTTGCTTTACCCAATGCAGGCTCTTGTGATTGCTGGCATTTCCCTCCAAGCTGCGAACCTCTATGGCTACATCCTTTGTAAGATGGGGGGTGAGGGCGACATCAGCACAGTTGCTGCCAGCTTTCTGTCCCAGACGGTGTTCCAGACGGTGAGTTCCTCCCTGGATTCCTTCTCCCAGGTCCTCAGAATGAACATTTGTTGGCAACTGCTTTTTTCTAAGTCTCCCTACCAGCCAACTCACCATTGTTTTTCTAAGTCTCCCTACCAGCCAGCTCACCATTGTTTTTCTAAGTCTCCCTACCAGCCAACTCACCATTGTTTTTCTAAGTCTCCCTACCAGCCAACTCACCATTGTTTTTCTAAGTCTCCCTACCAGCCAGCTCACCATTGTTTTTTTACTGTGTACAATCTACTGTGTTGCCTACTTCCCATGTATAGTTCTAACTGAGCATGAcactacacacctttaatattggtactcgggaggcaaaggcaagtggatgtgagttttaggccagcctggtctacatgagttccagtccagtcagggctatttagtgagaccctgtctcaataaacaaacactttaaaaaagcaCAATAGGCCAGTTAGTTCTAGGGACAGCACTGCACAGATGCCGCACAGTCTAGCTCCAGAACTTTCTCACTTTAGACAGGAGCACTGTCCTTTAGACACTAGCTCCCCATTTGTTCCTAGCTCCTGGCACCCACCAGGGCACTGCTTGACACCTTCTGACTATTGCTTAAAGTGATATTTAAAACTATAGAATTGGGGGCTCAGCAGTTTggagcacttgcagctcttgcagaggtcctagATTtgtctcccagcacccacaaggcagctcagtcatcttatctgtaactctagttccaggggatctgacaccctcttctgacagcCACCAGCACCAGGTTcacattacacatacatacattcattcaggcaaaacactcccacacataaaattaaataattaaaacaaaacctgcAGAATGGGCCAgcgggatggctcagtggataaaggcactggatatgtaagcctgatgacctaaattcaatctcaAGAATTCacaaaagccagatatggtggctataatcacagcactccaaTAAGACAAGAGGTAGATACAGAAGCTCATGGGCCAAGCAGCTTGGGGGTACACAGTGCAGACAAAtgagagactctacctcaaaaaacatggtggaaagagagaactaccTCtccaaaagttgccctctgacgcCCGACAGGTGCATCATGGAATGCACAAGcctgcacatatacacacgcactaaagcatctctccagcctctgcctggttttttctttttctttcttcttcttctttttttttttttttttttttttttttttttgagacaggatctctctgtgtagccttggctgtcctggactcactttgtagaccaggctggccttgagctcatagcgatctgcctgcctctgtctcctgagtgctgggattaaaggcatctaccaccacgctcagcttttCTGCCTGCCATTTTAAAAGCCAcattttacaaaaaagaaaaacagaacaacacacaggcatagacacacacgcatgcacacacccttacacaacacacacccacagaatTAAGGAAAGAATGACAAAGCCTTGATTTATCAAAGGGAGGGACAGATGAGTGTTTGGTCACTGTGCAGTGGTCAGATGGATGCTGTCCGTGGCTATGGGTCCACCCAGCGAGCCTGGTCTTCGTTGGGACAGAgatggttcttcttgccttgCAGGCTTCCCCAGGTGACTTTCAGAAGCCCAGGCTTGAAGGGTTGGACATCCACCAGCGTTAGGTGAGCAAAGGATGCAGGGCAGGGCCTGGGCACTCGTGGGACATGCAGCTCCTGGCCAGCTGTGCCACAGGGTTAGGTGGACTCTGCCCAGTCCTCCAAGTTGACCTGGAGCAAGTCCAAGCTGGACCCTAATGCTTAGGGCCTGCCCTGGACCCATGGACCTTCAGATAGGTTGCATCTGCCTCACAGGGGCTGGCACACCCCAGGAGCACACTTgtaaaggagaaggggaggacaGGGCAGGGGCTGCCCGCCTTCCAGTCATGCCACAGTGGTGTGGAAATCTAGAACGACTTCCCTCAGCAGCTCTcagttctacatcttggtccCAGATCCTTAGGACAGTGACATCTGTCTTTCACAGAGCCAGGAAATGGTTTGCCTGGGACCCAGGGAATTACCGGATGTTTTTAGGGTACCCATCACCACACAGGTGGCTTACAGGCTTTTCTAAGGGTTTTGATGGCCCCTAGTCAAAGAATTCACAAGGATCCCAGCATGATACAGGGCTGGAGACCAGTGTGGGCAGAGGCTGTGTTTGTTCTCCCTCCATCACGTGAGGGAGGACTGTGGCCTCTGTGTGAGACCTCCCTCTATCTGTCCCTAGGCTCATCACCTGAGGCAGAAACAGCTCCTGGGAGTCCTGTGACCCAGAGGGTTGCTAGTCTCTTGGATTCCAGAAAGCAAGGCCTAAGGGACAGCTTCGAGGAGACAGTTTTATTTGATGGCGAATGACACGGGGATGCAGAGTGCCTGTACCTTTGATCTTGAGGAAATATGCAGATGATGATTAAAGTGTCTTAAGGAAGTGACTTCAAATCTGGTCAGTATCTGGTGGCCATAGCCCCATTTGTCCCCCGTTGACCAGGTGTGGCTGGATGTGTGGCCTGCCAGTTCTGTAGTCAGCGGGTGGTACTTGGTTCTGCCCCACTTCAGGAACTGATGAGGTTTTCATTATGTGACTGATGAGAACTACAGAACTCTCGGATCCCTGAAAGGCAAGTCGAGGGGTGAGTTCTCGCCCATCACCTCTGCCCATGGCTTGCTTGGGCTCACCAGTTAAGATTTTAATCAGTTTTACTGGTCTTAGTGGCGCGCATTTCCCATACTATGAACTTCATTCTCCCCGCACTTCTCACATTAAGAATTAGCTTACAACACTGACACACGAGGACAGTCTTGTGGTCTCCTGGGCTGAGAAGCCAAGCTGAGCATCCCGCTGCCACCCTAGGGCTGGCAGGGTAACCCACTTCACTCCTCTAGGTGACTGCCTGCTGTAAAGGGCTCAAACACTTACTTTGAATTATACTTCTGTAGGCTGCTGTGGCTGGTGAATCTGGGGCTTCAGCAAAAAAAGACTGGCCTCTGTCACAGCTCTTACCTTAAAGAGACAAGAGAAATGAGCTCCTTCTGAAAACGTCCCTCTTTTGTGCTTGCTGCAGCATGGCTGCCTGTGGCCTGCCATGCAAGGATCCTAGGAGACCCAGCATGGTCCCCAATAGCACGTCAATGCCAGCACACTGGAGCTAAGTGGGCTGTTCTCAGGGCAAGGGCCTGCAGTCCTAGGTGGGATGTCATGGAGTTAGATTTAAGGCCTATCCCAGGCCTCACTGCTTCTCTCCTGTGGCTGCAGCCTCTAGGAGCTCTGTGAGGTCTGGCTCTGACCCATCACGGCTGGTCCTGCATACCAAGCCCTTGAGCTACAAGATGGCTGTGCAAGTAGCATAGGCCCCTCAGAAGGGCAGTGTTCAGACTCACCTATGTGGGGATCCAGCGGCACTTTGCCCAGAAGAGGGATCTTCAGGTCCTGGCACATGGCCTCTGCACCCCCGGTCGTAGGGGGGAAGATCTGAGACTCTTTCTGTGAGCAGAACAAGGAAGAAGCTGTGCCTGAGGAGACACTAGTTTCCAGGCGTTTTACACAGCGGCTTATTTTAGATGTGAAACTCCAAAGCATCTTCACTCAGGCAGTAGTAGAGGGCttcacagagaccctgcctccccaACACAGCAGGTAGAGCAGACATAGCTCCCGAGAGAACCATCCTTGCCCTCTGGCTCCCCACTAAGACACAGGTGTGCTGTGAGCCAGCGCTAGGGACCCTCACCTTGCACTTGGGGCAGATGAAGCCGCTCATGTTCTCCACCACACCGATGATAGGCAGCGCCACCTTGTGGCAGAAGCTGATCTCCTTCCGGACATCCTGGAGGGCTACTTCCTGGCAAGGGTCACAGAGCAGTAATCTCACATGTATGGCCCAGGGAATGGTGGGACACCACCGTGGGCACACCATCAGAGTACAGGGGACCGTGACCATGGCTTGGTGCTCACTCACCTGAGGGGTGGTGAGGATCACTGCCCCATCAATGTGTGCCGCACCCAGATACTGGACAACTGAGAGGTGCTCATCAGATGTGCCGGGTGGGGTGTCTATGATGAGGTAGTCCACATCTCCCCAGTCTACGTCTCGGAGGAACTGCTTGATCATACCTGCAAGTGGGCAAGGCTGAGTGTGCGCCTTCCTGCTGGCACACATCTCCAGGAGCATCTTTCAGTCTGTGTGAGCACTTGGCCTACATTCACAGCCTCACCAAAGTGACACTGCTGTCCCCAGGGGGACATGGTGGCTGGCCATGATGAGGTCAGGGATGCCACTATCATTATGTATGGCAGAAACATGTTGCCCCAACATGTGGCTGAAGTGTCAATAGTGAGAGAAGGTGCTTGCCCCAGCCCTGCTTTCTGAGATTTCCCCAGCACTGAGCCAGCAAGGGGTTTTCACTCCACACTTCCCTCCTTGACACAAGCCAGCCACATGACACCACATCACAAATAACTTCAGGATCTTCCAAGTCTCAAGGGCAGGAAAACTCAACAGTGGCTAATAAAATGTCTACACTGGACACTGGTGTTTGCCACAGTTTTCTTTAACAGGGAAGGTGGGCACTTAGACAGAACACACTGCAGGCCAGGATGTGGCTCCAGGGCAGAGCACTAGTGTGCGGGAGGTCCTGGGCTTCCTCCCCAGAATCAGAACAGCATCAGCACAGCACAAAGCCCAGCAGGCGCCTGCAGCCTCCCCGCCCAGCAGTCTATAGATGTGACAGAGCCAGGGATCTGAGGCCGAGGAGCAGAATGACAAACCGTTCTTCTTGGGTCCCCTCCAGATGACAGCATCATCGGGGCTGCTGAGCAGGAAACCCACAGACATCACGCCCAGGTTGTCCTCCACGTACTGCAGCAGGAATGAGGGTTAGGGAGAGAAACATGGTTGCTTGCAGGGAACAAGGGCATGACACATCTACACAAAACCACAAGTGGGCACTTCCCAAggaactggttaaaaaaaaaaaaaaagcagaataaagGTTATCACATGCCTCGCACCTGCATTTGCTCTTCGCAGCTGCAGACTCAAAACATTTTTGAGAACCACGTGGCCATGGAGCACTCTACAAGAGGCCAAGTGTGGCCTTTGCCTCAGCAACAAGTCAATGAAGCTAAAATATGTCTCCTCGGGTGTCCTAACAGGGTCAGCTCAGACACACTCATCCAGTCTTATGGGTGAGGTTTGCCTGGACACACTGGGCATTCAGCCGCACAGCACCACCTTGAGGCTATGGAGCCCAAGAGCACGGGCCCATGAGCCCCGTCAGAGAAGGCCTGCCAGTCCTTGGTCTTACCTCTATACCCGATAAACAGTCTCAGTAAGCCTTCAACTTGAGCAATTGGTTTTGCCAAGTCCCACTTCCAACAGCTCATCAGAGACACCAAACCCACacactctgcctccccagtaagGCCAACTCACCACTGGAGACCAGCCCGAGCCACTCTGGTGAACCTGCAGGAACACAATGGTCATTTTTGTTACTGTGCACTCTGCTACATCATCACCGATGTACAAAACCCAGCTTCACACTGTGCAATTCCCCATCCTGTACCGCACCCCTCAATCAAAAAGCTCTActtttacttagtgtgtgtgtgtgtgtgtgtgtgtgtgtgtgtgtgtgtgtgtgtgagtgcgcgcgTGCGCGCCTATACATCTCATGACAGGATGTAgacagaagtcagagaacaaccttcagGACCCTCTTTCTACCATGAGGATCCCAGAACTCCGGGCATCAGGTTcggcagcaagcacttcacctgCTAGCCCTCAGCAGGTGGAGGGTTACTGGAGGGTTGAGAAATGaagaccaggggctggagagatggctcagtggttaagagcactggctgctcttccaaaggccctgagtccaattcccagcaaccacatggtggctcacaccatccataatgtgatctgatgccctcttctggagtgcaggttacatgtaggcagaacactgtattcttaataagtattaaaaagaaagaaagaaagaaagaaagaaagaccacatTTATTACAAGCGCTCCATCCCTGTCCTTGTCAAGGGACCATAATTAGTCAACTTCAGGCACAGCTCTGAGGCTGGCCAGCTGCTGACTCAAAGATGCCCTGAGGCAGTAGCagaaaaggctcagcagttaaaagcactgactgagcttcccaaggacctgggttcagttcctagcacctgcaTGGTGGGTGCTCACATCTGTCCACAATTCCACGTCCTGAGGATCTGAGTCCCACTTCGGAACTTTTGGGGCACTGTGAGCATATGatgcccagacacacatgcaggtaaccCCCGCCccacatgaaaatatattttataagctGCCCTTGGGTGTGGCGTGATGGCACAAACCTTTGagaccaacactcaggaggctgtggcaaGTGGatctaagttctaggccagccagggctactcagtgAGTTtgtctaacaaacaaacaaaaatgtacaaaaataccCTGGCCCAGTCAGTGGCCCGAGCCCTGACACAGGAACGCTATCCACAGGGGCAAGGGCCCATTGTCGTCTGGGCCTGGACCTCTAGGGTTAGGCTATGCCTTGCTTCTTATGAAACTAGAACTTAGGCAACTGCCACCTACACATCAGGCCGGCCGTGCCTTCTCCTCTTTCAGTTTTCCAGACAGAGTCCTGACatcaccctccacccccaaaccAAGTAGTCCTCCTGACTCACCCTCCCAAGCTGGGCGacagcctgcaccaccatgcttggcttaacTTTCGTTCATGAGACCCCTCATGCTACAGTAGCCTATCCCATGTTGGCTGACTGGGGCACAGTGCTGCCGCCTTCAAGATGGGGGCCACTGCCCATACGAGCTCCCTCAGATGCGCACCGAGGCCTTGGCAGTGCTACCAACAGGAGCCTGGGTGAACTTCCTAtttgctgaggctgaggctgctgTTGTTTCCTCGGCTCTATATACGGGAAGCCTGTCCCTCCACTCCTTGCTGAAGCTGACCTCTCTCTAGCCTTGGCCTCCTGTCCTCTGTGCTCTCCCATCTGCCTTGATGGACACTGTATGCCTGGAAGAGACCTGGAGCTATGGAAACAGCACTGCCTGTGGCATCTGAGGCCCAGCCTGGCTTCTGCACACCACCAGGGGGTCCTTCCAGAATGAGGGCAGTGGCAGAGAGCTCTATTGCTCTGCGCTGTGTCACTCACCAGCACCATAGTCAGGGGCTCGGCTCCCTAGAGGAGACCACGGCACTGACAGTGTGGACCCAAGCTAACCCTGGCCCCGAGTTACCTACTGCTCCGAGCTGCATTTCCGCCTCTCACTTCTGCATTCTGCTTGCTGTTTCCCTCTCCTAGCCATAAAAGGTCCCAAAGCCAATGCTTCTCATATACGTGGATGCACTTTATATCTAACCCCAAACCTCCATATCCACAGCTGatgagaaaggaggcagaggggcTATATTGTATGTGTTTGCCCAGAGAGAAGCAGCCGAGCTCTCCGACAGCCATCACCTTCTCTCCTTCTAAGCCCATGATCTTCGGAATCGATGGCCCACAGATGTCGATGTCCAGAAGAGCGACCtgcagaggaggagagacagCGGGCCTTCACTGACCGCTAGATCTGGAGACATGCAcagtggggcggggcagggacgGCACACAGCAACAGACGGCTGAGCTTTCACTTTCTCATGGGAAAGATGGTAACTCAGACCTTCCAGTTAGTCCTGGGGCCACAGTCATCCACACAGCCCCCAGTGTGGAACAAGGTGATCTTACAGCAGGCCATCAGAACACGGAGAGATTTAGTTAACTCAGCCTAAGAGTCTATCGTGGCTTCTGCATCACAGAAGATAACGCTGAGGTTCAATGAGGCCCAGGGACTTGTTCAATGAGCAAAGAACAGAGATGGGACACAAGTCCAAGTCTCCAGTGCCGGTGTTCTGTCCAACACAGCATCAGGCCTACACGGCGAGATGGCTTAGATATTACGAGAACATGCTTCTGTTAACGAGAGCCTGAAATGGACATGTTGGGTGGCTCAAGACCctctggaactccagtttcaggggatctggcaccctcttctggcctccaaaggcactgcATTTGTGCACATACCCCACCACacacctttttaattttatgtgtatgggtgtcttgcctatgtgcatgcatgtgcacttcATGCATGCCCGGTGTCCATGTGGGCCATAAGAGCACATCggatgcctggaactggagttagacagttgttGAGTCGCCATATGAGtgatgagaattgaacccagatcctcttaaaaggcagtcagtactcttaaccactgagccatctttccagcccatattttttttttttttttttttttttttttgagacagggtttctctatgtaatagccctggctgtcctggaactctctttgtagaccttgaactcacacagatatgaccgcctctgcctcccagtgctgggattaaaggcgtgcaccaccatgtcgaGCTATTTAAAGGCTGTTTTGAAAACTGTCAGTTTGGTCACAGGAAAATGGGGCTTGCCTAGACGTCAGCCATAATCTCTGCTCAGGCCTGCTGTGAAGGCCAGATGGTGTGCTGGGAAGGGCACAGGCACTGGAGACTTGGACTTTTGACCCATCTCTGTTTTAACCctagaagaatgaggaggagaaagagggagacaggGGCTGGCGGGGTGGCTCGGAAGGGAGGAACAAGTGTTGCCCTTCCAGAGTACTCAAGTTGGGTTCCCAAAACCCATGTTGggcggctcacagctgcctgtgactctagctccaggggatccaacaccttctcctggcctctccagGTAACTGCACACACTTGGCACTCACAGACACACGTAcctataaaaatattcattaaaaatatgagAGGGATCTGAGAAATTCTTGTTGGGGACTTAGGTAGTCTCAGAAGACTTCCATCAAGTCACTCCCTGACCTGCCTGACAGCTGAAGCCAGCAGCAGCACTCACAGCCGGTGGTCAGGGACACAGAGCGCAGCACCTCAGGGGAACTCTGGACCTTGCCACGTGCTCTCCTTGGTCCCACTTCCTCTATCTTCTGGCTGAGAGTGCTGCTGGTGATGGAGAGGGATGCGGATTTCATCACTAAGATCCTGTCTGTCTCCTGCGTCCTCTGCTGGCCTGGCCCAAAAGTACAGCAGAGGGACATCTGTCCCCTGGGGATGGGACCCAGGTCTGTAAGTGGGAAAGCTGAGCACCTCTGCAACCCACCTGGCTCACTCATCCCTTTTGAGGAAAGATTGTTCCCACAAGCCAGAGAAGGGGATGAACCAACTGACACCAGGATGCACTACCCAGATTGACAGTCATCCCTGGTCCAGGAAGGCGGTGACAAGCTGTGCCCAGGGTCTTCCTGGGGTGCTCCCCATGGGCAGACTGTGTCTGAGTTGCCATCACAACAActaatttctttcctcttctgcctaGGTCAGGCTCATGAGCGTCTGCTGAGAACCAAGCCTGTGCCTATCTCTCCCCAGGATCTCTCAGCTGCTGGTGACCAGGAGGCCTTCTCACAGGAAGCGGGGAATGGCGGTGCTGTGCAGCTGTCAACTCTGACCCCTTAAAATATGAACTTTCTTCCCTAACAGAGTCTTGGTTCTAACTCTGCAGCTTCTCCCTCAGTCTTGTCTGAGCTTCTGGCCTGTAAAGTGATTGCTTATGGGTTAAGGCACCTCCAGCTGGGACGCCTATAAACCCCAGGGAAGGATCTCGGGTGCTTTCTCGAGTACCCTAAATGACAGTACTGATGTGGTTCCCTTTTGGCCCATGGTGCCCAAGGTCATCCATCGGTACTTTcgggaagcggggggggggggggggctgaatcCCTGTAGTGGAAGCTGACATGTGACCCTCCTAGTCCTTTGGCTTACACTACAAAGGCTCCTAGTTCATTTAAATacatcttcctccctctgcctacgaatgtgcatgtgtgtgtatgtaagtatgtatgtgtgtgtctgtctgtctgcgaGCACATGTGTATGAACACGTGTATACGTCAAGACTCAACTCCACTTCTGCTGTCTTTACTGAAGGCCTTTTCCGAACAAGATGACTAACAGCAACTTGGAGGAGACTGAGTGCCAGGCTTCTACTGTACCACAGGAGGCACCCTAAGAGCTGGAGAAGTTGTGCGGTGCTCACTACACAACACGGTGCACCGCAGACAGTCCCGCAGCCACTGCCATGACGCTTCCCAGAGAATGCAGGCTTTCCTACAAGCTGCTTTCATTtgtgagacagtctcactctgtagcccaggctggcctagaactcttggCAACCCTCTCAAATTCCAACAatacaggtgtgagccagcacacccacctctttttttttttttttttaaacaaccataCTGCATAAAGAAATACAGCTTGCCAGGTTGTGTCTCCACACTAGACTACATACTGAAAGATCTGGACAAGTGTGTATGGAGAGGCTCCTGTAAGGAAGACAGGCATGTGAACACAGCTTCCCACGCCTGACTGGGGCAGAGGCTGTTGTTACACAGCTGTAGTGATATTCCTGACAGCCCAGGTCCGAAGCTCATCCTGGCCAACACAggtcagtttttgttgttttggcgGGAGGATAGGCAGCTGCTCTGGGGATGAACCAGGGACCTTGCACATGTCAGACAAATGTTCCACCACTAtgctccagccccagctcctgaGGAAAATTCAGACAGTGTGATAAGAAGATTCCACTGTACTAGGCAAGGCAAGTCTGACCCTCTGGCGGCATGAGATTGTGCCCTAACAGAATCATGAACAGATAAGTCCACTTAACCTGTTCTGTGCTGTGGGTTGGGTAGGCTGCAGCCCAGTTCTAGAAGCAACCATCCTCCGGATGTCAGTTAGCAAATGCAGTGAGGAGGATGAGacaatggaggcagagagagtctGGGAACAGCACGGGCATCCGTGGTGACGTGGTAGAGCTGGGATATGAACCTGCGTGCTCTTGGCTAATACTACCCCTTTATTAAAGTGGGCACCCGAAGCACAGGACTGGGAATTTGAGTTAGCTtgtctattttgagacagagtctcactctgtagccatggctggccttgaTTTCAAAATCCTCCTGTTCCAAAATGCTGGCAATATAAGCACTGCCACATGGTCTGGTGAGGTGATTCCAATTTCACGCTTGTCTGTACACTTGA
The genomic region above belongs to Acomys russatus chromosome 25, mAcoRus1.1, whole genome shotgun sequence and contains:
- the Nubp1 gene encoding cytosolic Fe-S cluster assembly factor NUBP1, which codes for MEEAPHGCPGADSAQAGRGASCQGCPNQRLCASGAGAAPDPAVEKIKEKMKTVKHKVLVLSGKGGVGKSTFSAHLAHGLAEDGDTQVALLDIDICGPSIPKIMGLEGEKVHQSGSGWSPVYVEDNLGVMSVGFLLSSPDDAVIWRGPKKNGMIKQFLRDVDWGDVDYLIIDTPPGTSDEHLSVVQYLGAAHIDGAVILTTPQEVALQDVRKEISFCHKVALPIIGVVENMSGFICPKCKKESQIFPPTTGGAEAMCQDLKIPLLGKVPLDPHIGKSCDRGQSFFAEAPDSPATAAYRSIIQRIREFCSSHQSHNENLISS